The genome window CGCTCGGGAAAGATGACGTCGCCGATTTGGAGTTTGCCGGGCATCGTCTTTACGACGTCTAAGGCGTTGAAGCGGTCGAGAACCATGGTGTCGGCGCGCTTCACGAGCACGGCCGTCAGTTGGTCGTTCGTGGTCGGCAGCGTCTTAATTTCCTTCAAGCCCGGCAGTCGTTGGGCGTACTGCAGGTAGGACGTGTTCACGCCAAGCGTCACGACTTTGCCTTTGAGGTCGGCGAGGGTCTTCGGGCCGCCGGGACGCGACACCAGGACGCCGCCCGAGCAGTAGTGCGGATTGCTGAAGCTCACGGCCTTCTGCCGCTCGGGCGTGATGCCGTGCGAGGCGATCACGAGGTCGTACTTGTTCTGCGCCAGCCCGATGAGCAAGCTGTCGAACACGATGGTCGTCCACTGTGGCTTGAGGCCCATCTGCTTGGCGATGGCGTTTCCGAGGTCGACTTCGAATCCGGTGAGGGTCTTGCCTTTGAAGTAGTTGAACGGCGGGTAGTTTCCTTCCGTCGCGAGCCGCAGCACTCCGGTCTTGCGAATCTCGGCGAGGGTCGCGGGCTGGGCCGCCGCGCTCGAACAGGCGACGGCGGCGAGGACCAGCGAGAGGCGGAAAAGCGTTCGGTTCATACGTCCTCCTCGAAAGCCGAAACGTCCGGGGACGCTCGGTCAACGTGCGTTGCGAAGTCCGGGGTCCTCGGCGAAGACGAGGTCGCCGTCCGGGGTGATGGGCGTGCCGTGCCCGAAGGCGCCGAGCGTCGCGCAGTTGCGG of Deinococcus yavapaiensis KR-236 contains these proteins:
- a CDS encoding ABC transporter substrate-binding protein → MNRTLFRLSLVLAAVACSSAAAQPATLAEIRKTGVLRLATEGNYPPFNYFKGKTLTGFEVDLGNAIAKQMGLKPQWTTIVFDSLLIGLAQNKYDLVIASHGITPERQKAVSFSNPHYCSGGVLVSRPGGPKTLADLKGKVVTLGVNTSYLQYAQRLPGLKEIKTLPTTNDQLTAVLVKRADTMVLDRFNALDVVKTMPGKLQIGDVIFPERIGMAVGLGNTSLVSAVNAALEKLMADGTYAKLSKAYFGQDVRCP